The DNA window CAACTGGACGAGGAGGACGCATGCTTTGAGTTCCGGCGGCAGCAGCTCACTGTGCACCGTGTGCACATCACCTTCCTGCCCCACAAGCCACCGCCCCCCCAGCCCCACGATGTCACCCTGGTGGCCCAGCTCTCCATGGACCGGTGAGGGTGCCGAGGGCAGCCCCAGGGAGCACGGTGTGGTCTGGGACTGGGGGTTTCGAGAGGAGGGTTCCACCTGGTGGAAGGAAGAGCTCTTACTGCCTGATGCTTGAGGAGTTCCAGGAGTTGGAGACACCGGAGATGGTGGAAGGAGCTTGGGCTTTGGGAATCATTCAGATGTCTGGAACTGCCCCTCCGTAGCTGTGGGACCATGGGCAAGGCTTAATATCTCtggccctcagttttctcatctgtcaaatgagaaaGTACCCACCTTGTGGggtagttgtgaagattaaataagagcATGTCAAAAAGCGCCTGGAAGGTGCTCAGCAAGTCACTTGAGGGGGTGTCTGTGGCAGCTAACGCGGGAGGTATCCCAGCCCTCCCTGGGCTGACCACTCCCCTCACCCCAGGCTGCAGATGCTGGAAGCCCTGTGCAGGCACTGGCCGGGCCCCATGAGCCTGGCCTTGTACCTGACAGACGCAGAGGCCCAGCAGTTTCTGCGTTTCGTGGAGACCTCGGTGGTGCTCTCCGCCCGGCAGGATGTGGCCTACCACGTGGTGTACCGTGAAGGTCCCCTCTACCCCATCAACCAGCTTCGCAACGTGGCCTTGGCCCAGGCCCTCACGCCTTACGTCTTCCTCAGTGACATTGACTTCCTGCCTGCCTACTCCCTCTACGACTACCTCAGGTGGgccggaggagggagaggaacgGCATGTGAGTGGATGTGGACGGGGCGGGGGAGCACCCGCAGGACCCCGGCGAGTGTGTCCCTGCTCCCTTCTGGGCGGCAATGTCCTCTGTAAAACGGGGGCTGCATTTGGGTGGGGGCCATGTCGTTTCTCTGGGCTGCCTAGGAGCGTGACGGGCTGGGACCTGATCCCACAGCAGCTCCACGTGTGTCTAGTGGGCTTCAGGGTGAGCTGGCCCCTGAAGTCGGGTCCTCATCTAATAAAAGTAAGAGAACCACTGGGCCCAGCGCTGGAGGCAGAGCCTTCCTAGTTCTCTCCTGTTCATGGGTGCTCCATCCTCAGGGCCTCCATCAAGCAGCTGGAGCTGGGCAGTGGGCGGAAGGCAGCTCTGGTGGTGCCCGCATTTGAGACGCTGCACTACCGCTTCAGCTTCCCCAGTTCCAAGGCCGAACTGCTGGCCTTGCTGGACGCTGGGTCTCTCCACACCTTCAGGTAGGAGAGGTCACTGCCCTGCCCCGGGGTTCCCCACACTGACCCCCTCCTAGCCTCAGCCTGGCTCCCCGCCCTATCCTGCCCCACAGGTACCATGAGTGGCCCCGGGGTCACGCGCCCACAGACTATGCCCGCTGGCGAGAGGCTCAGGCCCCATACCATGTGCAGTGGGCAGCCGACTACGAGCCCTATGTGGTGGTGCCACGTGACTGCCCCCGCTACGACCCCCGCTTTGTGGGCTTCGGCTGGAACAAGGTGGCCCACGTCGTGGAGCTGGATGCACAGGTAAGGGGCACCTCGTTGTCTCCAGCCTTGATTTGAATACCTCCAGGCTCAGGGAGCTCACTATACCGCAGTGGGGCACACTGCACCATTAGGCAGCACTACTAGGCATTCCACCCCTCTGCAGAACTAAAGCCGTCTACCTTTGGCCCTGACTTTGGCTCTTAGCGGCTGTCGAATAAATCTGCTCCCCATTCCCCAGAGCTGCCATCTCCCCCCAGCCCAGGCAACGACTGTCCGCGTGCCCCACTCCCCCAGGAATACGAGCTGCTGGTGCTGCCCGAGGCCTTCATCATCCACCTGCCGCACGCCCCAAGCCTGGACATCTCCCGCTTCCGCTCCAGCCCCACCTATCGTGACTGCCTCCAGGCCCTCAAGGACGAGTTCCACCAGGATCTGTCCCGCCACTATGGGGCTGCTGCCCTCAAATACCTCACTGCCCTGCAGCAGCCCCGAGGCCCCACCTGACCTCACACCTGCCCCCGGCACACTCCCTGCTGACACTGGAGCAACCTTGCTGCCGCCCCACCCTCCctgctatttaaattatttatggtCTCGGTGGGAAGGGCTGGGACGGGGCCTCCCTTCGCTGCTATCCTATGGCTGGGGTCTAGTGCTCCTCTGCCCCAGCTGGTTTGGGGCTGGTTCCTGCATCCTCACCTGTGACATCCCTTTTTCACAAGTAAAGTTTTAACAGTTccttttcatgttcctcttggTTTGGGGCATGAGGAAGTGAGCCTGGGGAGGTGCTGAATCTGGCACGGAGGCCGGGACTGGAGTGTGT is part of the Balaenoptera musculus isolate JJ_BM4_2016_0621 chromosome 8, mBalMus1.pri.v3, whole genome shotgun sequence genome and encodes:
- the LARGE2 gene encoding LARGE xylosyl- and glucuronyltransferase 2 isoform X3; translated protein: MLFYRKNPLHLHLVTDAVARNILETLFHTWMVPAVRISFYNADELKPQVSWIPNKHYSGLYGLMKLVLPSALPPDLARVIVLDTDVTFASNIAELWALFAHFSDKQVIGLVENQSDWYLGNLWRNHRPWPALGRGFNTGVILLRLDRLRRAGWEQMWKLTATRELLTLPATSLADQDIFNAIIKEHPWLVRPLPCVWNVQLSDHTLAERCYSEASDLKVNGAGGPSGGDGPRMGTPAPCSHPPRRCPPWSQVIHWNSPKKLRVKNKHVESFRNLYLTFLEYDGNLLRRELFGCPRPPPPGAEQLQRALAQLDEEDACFEFRRQQLTVHRVHITFLPHKPPPPQPHDVTLVAQLSMDRLQMLEALCRHWPGPMSLALYLTDAEAQQFLRFVETSVVLSARQDVAYHVVYREGPLYPINQLRNVALAQALTPYVFLSDIDFLPAYSLYDYLRASIKQLELGSGRKAALVVPAFETLHYRFSFPSSKAELLALLDAGSLHTFRYHEWPRGHAPTDYARWREAQAPYHVQWAADYEPYVVVPRDCPRYDPRFVGFGWNKVAHVVELDAQSCHLPPAQATTVRVPHSPRNTSCWCCPRPSSSTCRTPQAWTSPASAPAPPIVTASRPSRTSSTRICPATMGLLPSNTSLPCSSPEAPPDLTPAPGTLPADTGATLLPPHPPCYLNYLWSRWEGLGRGLPSLLSYGWGLVLLCPSWFGAGSCILTCDIPFSQVKF
- the LARGE2 gene encoding LARGE xylosyl- and glucuronyltransferase 2 isoform X1, translating into MLPRGRPRALGAAALLLLLLLIGFLLFRGDLDYERPRPRGTAAFDGDPPADPGGRNGSDCTPPRPRPPKCELLQVAIVCAGHNSSRDVITLVKSMLFYRKNPLHLHLVTDAVARNILETLFHTWMVPAVRISFYNADELKPQVSWIPNKHYSGLYGLMKLVLPSALPPDLARVIVLDTDVTFASNIAELWALFAHFSDKQVIGLVENQSDWYLGNLWRNHRPWPALGRGFNTGVILLRLDRLRRAGWEQMWKLTATRELLTLPATSLADQDIFNAIIKEHPWLVRPLPCVWNVQLSDHTLAERCYSEASDLKVNGAGGPSGGDGPRMGTPAPCSHPPRRCPPWSQVIHWNSPKKLRVKNKHVESFRNLYLTFLEYDGNLLRRELFGCPRPPPPGAEQLQRALAQLDEEDACFEFRRQQLTVHRVHITFLPHKPPPPQPHDVTLVAQLSMDRLQMLEALCRHWPGPMSLALYLTDAEAQQFLRFVETSVVLSARQDVAYHVVYREGPLYPINQLRNVALAQALTPYVFLSDIDFLPAYSLYDYLRASIKQLELGSGRKAALVVPAFETLHYRFSFPSSKAELLALLDAGSLHTFRYHEWPRGHAPTDYARWREAQAPYHVQWAADYEPYVVVPRDCPRYDPRFVGFGWNKVAHVVELDAQSCHLPPAQATTVRVPHSPRNTSCWCCPRPSSSTCRTPQAWTSPASAPAPPIVTASRPSRTSSTRICPATMGLLPSNTSLPCSSPEAPPDLTPAPGTLPADTGATLLPPHPPCYLNYLWSRWEGLGRGLPSLLSYGWGLVLLCPSWFGAGSCILTCDIPFSQVKF
- the LARGE2 gene encoding LARGE xylosyl- and glucuronyltransferase 2 isoform X2; this translates as MLPRGRPRALGAAALLLLLLLIGFLLFRGDLDYERPRPRGTAAFDGDPPADPGGRNGSDCTPPRPRPPKCELLQVAIVCAGHNSSRDVITLVKSMLFYRKNPLHLHLVTDAVARNILETLFHTWMVPAVRISFYNADELKPQVSWIPNKHYSGLYGLMKLVLPSALPPDLARVIVLDTDVTFASNIAELWALFAHFSDKQVIGLVENQSDWYLGNLWRNHRPWPALGRGFNTGVILLRLDRLRRAGWEQMWKLTATRELLTLPATSLADQDIFNAIIKEHPWLVRPLPCVWNVQLSDHTLAERCYSEASDLKVIHWNSPKKLRVKNKHVESFRNLYLTFLEYDGNLLRRELFGCPRPPPPGAEQLQRALAQLDEEDACFEFRRQQLTVHRVHITFLPHKPPPPQPHDVTLVAQLSMDRLQMLEALCRHWPGPMSLALYLTDAEAQQFLRFVETSVVLSARQDVAYHVVYREGPLYPINQLRNVALAQALTPYVFLSDIDFLPAYSLYDYLRASIKQLELGSGRKAALVVPAFETLHYRFSFPSSKAELLALLDAGSLHTFRYHEWPRGHAPTDYARWREAQAPYHVQWAADYEPYVVVPRDCPRYDPRFVGFGWNKVAHVVELDAQSCHLPPAQATTVRVPHSPRNTSCWCCPRPSSSTCRTPQAWTSPASAPAPPIVTASRPSRTSSTRICPATMGLLPSNTSLPCSSPEAPPDLTPAPGTLPADTGATLLPPHPPCYLNYLWSRWEGLGRGLPSLLSYGWGLVLLCPSWFGAGSCILTCDIPFSQVKF